Sequence from the Dysidea avara chromosome 5, odDysAvar1.4, whole genome shotgun sequence genome:
CCTAGCATGCGGGTAAGTTAATGTACGGTACGCCTCACGTATAGCTTTATAGGATGTGGAAAATGGATGCAGGAGCTGGAATAAGGAATGAAAGACCTGGCAGTTTGTCTACTTTTTGAGCACAATGCAACTACTGAAtatagataattattatatagagtTAATTATGAAGGAAACTTTGCGGTGATAAATTGTGCTACACTTGAAAGTTGTTAACACAACTTTATGGTAAAACAGTTTATTCCAGTCAGGGGCAAGGGGGAGCTGTAGCCCCTGTAAAAAAATATGGGGTTTtccccccctaaaattatctgtaacTGTGATGGAGAGCttagctcaatagcatcaatattttgagatactataatagagcagtcaagattgagatatcctaatagagcagtcatagtattcttaGAGCcattagaggagcagtgtagcaagctacacatgtagttataaataaggagatatagtctagttggtgaagggcaactattgccagcaggtagtgaccttttttggtattcaacttacagctagaccaTGGCATCATCAATCTAGACCCCATCCCCCCTCACCCCCCTAAATAAAGGTGTGTGGTCCACCCTTACTATTCCTGCATTAAAATTATACTGCCAATAATTCCATGAACTATCATTAAATTCACAACTATCATGGACAATTCAGTTTTGGTGACTGCTTTCCAAAGTAATGTGAGTGAGATGATGAGTGTGCAACAGGGAAGTGCAACACTTAGTGTGCTGGTCCTAGCATGAAATCAACTACATGGCAGGGGTCTGGAATTACATCCTAGAAGACTTTTGTGATTTAACACCTTGATTGAGAGTGCTAATGacaaaatggaaattttaatgcTATAAATTAACACTGTAACTTTTAAAAGTCTATACCACAAATGAAACTATAACTACAATTACAACTAAGTGGGTATATAACTAACTACACATGTcaacaattagtgaaaactagcaGCAATTCTATCATCATGTACATTGCAGAATGTCTGGGATGCCATCTCTGGAAGGCTACTTTACTTGTACAAAAATCTCCCAACCACACTGCATGAGGATGTCAAAGTGCAATATGCACCTCAAACATTGCAGATTATACATATAGTTGTGTTCTTCAGTATGATTTAAAGCTATAGCCTTTGCCCTAAACATTCATTGAAGAAGTTGCTAGCTAGGTTATGCAGGATTattgacatacatacatacatatagtcacacatgcacatacacacaacacacacatgcatccCAGCTATAGACTAAAATGTTGTATGCTTTGTGCTTATGTATATGTTTTCTTGTGTGTATCTGTGCtttatactccctaatggaggtcTTCACAGTaccaataaaaaataaatacatacatacacacacaaggCCTTTGATCTGTATCTATATTATTTATACAGTAATATTATAATGACTGTGCAACTTTTATTAACTTAAGCAACTTGTCTACATTAACACAAACAATAGTAGATGGCAAATGTcatggttgttctaatagagtgaatgTTCTAGTAGCTTACAATGGCCTTCTCGCTttttaactttaaaagtcaaggattttaccacttcttagaaacctcagatgttcttctggatcttcctgtgatttaaagctcctaggaAGACAGATTGTAACAGTAGGTAGGAGGCAACCCACCaagatcattgcactgaaaatttcatctttgccagccagatggttagaaaggtcgcagctctttcaaacttggtgtgttgaatacttatacatccaacttcattaccatcttatgtgatacactgtaaaaatttagtagtgaattgctctgccacaatactcactacttttaagtagtgacgttcactactttttgtagtgaacgtcactactttttgtagtgaacgtcactacttggtggtcaatgtagtgacgttcactacaaaattagtagtgaacgtcactacacaaaaatagtgagtattgtggcagacattagtagtgacgttcactacatttagtagtgacgttcactagttggtttttactgtgtaggattggcttctcttctcttggcttGTAGAGCACCTCGAACAAAAAAAATTCTTGACCCATCCGCAGAAAATCAGCCTCCTTGGAAAACACaggcaaagttttactcacttctatacatggtttggtaggccaacaacacttgatatcacactcagaatctgagagctctggacgtcttctttggaGCACACggaataaagatcaatcacgtgagatattaaaatctgCGTGTTGCTCCAACAAAggaactcagttccaaaccaagggtagtattagtgatggggcactaagggtaacatactacgatagtcggggatttgtttcttgcaacttcatttttcacgttgcggaccctacctaagggcacattttgtgtatgcgtGATTTTCGTTCAGACGTGGTCTAGGGGGAAgcatagtctggcgccgcccgccccttcgaaaaaagtaagggtctggtgaaatacagatactaaatcatttctagcgcccagattcggcgctagtcaattagtgcatgccaatgacgttcatacagaaatcgccttggcaacacaatgcttttgttcgaattgaagtgcaatcatctgacgtaacaagcattacgtgcgctgtctaattgaattccttttgaaatgattaggtatttgtatttctccagacccttactttatgcgaaggggcgggcggcgccagactaggggaagcacccaggccttcccccaaGAATATTCCACTTcacttttttggtcttcagcttacagctaggccctggcatcaccagaagtctggctacgcccctgctggCACATCACCaatggcctctagttacaatggagtctgttgtgccatattggcttgattgggattaTTTGGTAATTGAGTCATCACCATGTctcttgttctgcatagcctcactttaCTGCTGAGTCAttttcagagacacgtcacacctacaatataaactttcaatatatagctaacttaacttggttttttgtgtcagttgtgttttagtattgcgGTTTTCTGATGCCTGTTAAACTCCCTtgactgtgtacgtatgcatttGTATCATTTCCTGTACATCTTTTCTACATgatctgcacacactgtgttggccatgcactgtttgtacatgcccctttagtaggttgtcccgttggtgattgtacttggttgtgttTGCCCCTGGTctagataaataataatgaataaataacttaatgtttgagaaaaccacgaggcctagagacataaactaaccggggatcgaTTCGCCTGTAAACGAAGGCACAGACGTATAATCGTTGCGCCCGTTCGTGCAGATGACTTggccatacgtgtaattctatataacgcccagtactacacccttgcttaattacagattgcgcgaaggagaagattagcgaatgtccgtgaagtgactgcaggagagcgagaggccactttacacgtaaacaagaagattacaagtaagtttttatgtttgtaacgtctcaagtctgcatgccagctgccagtcacataaaatatgtaattaacaatacaagaaaacattaaaacacatgccacacGCTTTataatataaaatacaagtaaacaatcttatCTTGTGCAgttggcatggcgaacttcctttgtgttggtgtcaggtaattcaatacatgcttaatcttttttgccttcaccagGGGGCTTAGCTACTAcgttctggctggcttggctgacttcctttatctggttcatctgacttgcatactcctacagtattgtgtagctatctcctgcaagttgtgtatgcataattatagtgtgtcacccgtcactgtgccattgctacaccactgatgaaccttatttagctctagttgatgctgatactttactgtatattggctaataatttttatctgttgatgttgcctgaaatgtattgctgcatacaatactgcaataatgtacagttctctcctgtatgttttgtatacataattacatatactgtgtacacatcactgtgccattaccacatgCACCAATGATgaactggcacttagctactggtggcctttagttacgataccactattgtgttgtatctgtcactactatgacatattgagttgatttggggatcgtgccttcaccacttaatagcctcaccagggggctgtaaCGTTGGTGTATGCAGGGCCGCCTCCaggtgggggagggggggggggggcaactggggcattttccTCCGGGCCCCgacctgaaaggggccccaggaggtcCCATGAAGGGcaccttgaatacctgtttaaaagatcgatatactctaatagagcagtcagatataaatactgtaatagagcagtcacagcactcttcagaggagcagtgtaacaagcttataaataaggagatatggttgttgagtggtagttattgtcattgtcaagAGGCAACTTatagcttgggtgaagttgtgattcagaatgcatggaaacctccttgcctctggggccccacttcaactctttgccctgggccccttaatttctctgggtggccctgggtgtatgtacttgtttgtatgtGATGCAGTCCTTGTAagaataatcaagacacacggtagtgtgtcgtgcggcccagaagccggcgcgcaacacccgtgagtatattgacaggaagaaagaaaacgcaattttcgcacctccgtagctctgtgcttccttgatgaaacaagacaagttttgctgtggacactgcctccaacttcagcactccacatttaaaatttgagcgaaattgctctaagcgttcccgagatatgcgaatTCAAAAATTGGCTTTGTCTAttcgatttttttttcttcttatttttctttctcttgtcgcacacttgcaaaaactgctataaaacgcgaacgccatatccgattgccttgaaatttggcacacagaagggggtatggtataaaggcgcatcacTGTACcacacgcctacagggtaaaccgcgtatgggaagaagttgaaaatcggtgggtgaataggttaactattgaacctcaaaccttttgtggtataaatcgagctaaaaaccaggaagatataaCGAAAACCAAAAGTGTGTAACAactacgcaatcgagattagctaataaaaaacgactgcttgccatgcacgcctaccagataaaccgcttggggtaatgctttgaaaatcgctgtatagatggtgtaatcatcttagaaaggctcttcaatggtgtagaagaatcagaaataaagccacggagttataacacgaaatccaatttggtgtagcaagtgcgacatcgagatactctaatagagcagtcatcataatagagcagtcaccctgaagagaattcaagagatcagctagaaacaagtaacctgtatagagatcagctacaaagaaaccaccatgtagagagttcagctacaaacaaatcgccctgtagagagatcagctagaagaagtttccttttagagttcagctgtaaacaaatcaccatgtagaaagatcaactagaagaagtcaccttgtagagagttcagttacaaagaaaccaccatgtatagagttcagctataaactagtgaccttgtagagacatcagctagaagaagtcaacttgtagagggttcagctacaaagaaaccattctgtaaagagctcagctgcaaacaaatcacctatatacagaattcagaaacaaatcaccctgtagagagatcagctagaagtagaaGAACAGGACTGTAGCCAAGAGGGGTTCGGTAGGTTCGGACGAACTGCCCTCTTGGGAAAAAGGtgcacaatttcagtaaaaaggtccacaattccAAGTCCATATAAGTCTACAGCAAACTGGAATCGATTCCTTAAAGTCCACGTACTTAATCCCCAAATCGCTAAAGCTGATaacaatcgattgtggttttacatTATACACGTGATTTAACACCTTATGTAAACAACGGTGATGGGACGCGCGAAACAGAAAGAGCGTGAGAGGAAGCGGTCAGCTTCTTCCTGTCAGCGACTAGATAAACTTTTTGCGAAGAAGAGCAAGGTATTTGAAGAAGAGGTGATTGCAATTGATAGTAATTCTGACGACGATTCCGCTGAAGATGTTTTGACCAGCTCTACTCCCTCCTTACCTTCTggtaataattatatagctagctagctatatagctagcttgcTATAGTGAATAGATAGTAGATAAACATTCTAATTCTCGTAAATGCAAGTATTAAATTACCCGGTTTTGAGTGTAAAATGATTCTACTGTGCTCATGCAAACGTGGCGTGGCTTGTGCCTGTCAGTTATCTACTATACAACAGACTGTCAGTTACTGATTACTCCAGGATGCTGTAATTCAATGCACAACATATAAACAATAGATTGTgctaataattttaattgtcatTAAATTATCAACTCAGTATACCATGTATAGTAGAAATACAGTGTAATGTATAGTATGAGTACGTAATACGTAGTATGAAACTGATGGCTCACAATAAATCATTCTTCTAATCTATTATAGGAACGGAAGTCATTTTAAATCCGGTTGAAGATATTACCAGTAGCCATACTCCACCATCACTACTTACCCCTGCATCATCATCAGCTTCTGAGTCTCAAATGGTGAAAGCAACTGATGTGCCACAACCTAGCAAAACACCAAGCCTTGTCCAAATGGACATTGGCATAATCTATTCTAAGGCTACGTCACCTGTTGATTTTTCTGCTGCAGTGCACTCGCTGACGGTGGCTGAAAAGTATGAATTGCTTACAAACCATAAAATTCCACACAAGGACCATGCATTTCCAACACAGCATGTTGGTGGTTGCAATCGCAGTTTCAAACCTGCATGCCTTTCACTGCATCCTTGGATGGTGTACAGTGAGCAGGTTGATGGAGTATTCTGCATCATATGTGCCATTTTCTGCACTGATTTGTCCAAAGGAAGCTTTGTTAACAAGCCATTCCATGCGTGGAACAAAAAAGTGAAAAGGCTAAGGAGCATGAAAATTCTTTGTATCATCAAAAGTGCATGGAACTGGCTGATAGCTTCAAATATAATGTTGAGCATCCGGATGTCTCCATCACATCTCAGGTAGATGCTCGCAAAGCTGCAAATATCGAACGCAACCGTAGCATTCTGAAATCTTTGGCTAGCGCTGTGCTGTTTTGTGGCAAACAGTGCATAGCCTTGTGAGGAGATGCAGAAAAACCTGAAACACCAGGTAATCCAGGAAATTTTCTTGCTCTACTAAAATTGCTAGCTACAAATGATGATATATTAAGGAAACATCTGGAAACTCCTGCAATGAGAAATGCAACATGCATCTCTCCTCAAAGTCAGAATGATTTGATTGAGGTTATAGGTGAGCAAATATTCCAAGGCATAGTAGATGATGTCAATGCATCTCCATTTTATGCTATTCTGGCAGATGAGGTAACATCCCACAATGTGGAGTACCTAGCTTTATGTGTCAGATTTTTTGATCATAAGCAGAATACAATCAGGGAAGAATTTTTGGCATTTCTGCCCTTAGTAAGAATAACAGGTGAGGCAATTTCTGCAGTCATATTAGGCTTCTTAAGTAAGAACCAAATTCCAGCATCAAACATGCATGGTCAGGGGTATGATGGTGCTAGCAACATGGCTTCAGATTCGGTAGGTGTCCAAGCACGTATTAAGCAGGCAGCCccattagctacgtatgtacattGTAATGGCCATTGTCTTAATTTAGTTATCAGcaaaagttgtaaattaccaCAAGTACACAATGTTCTTGATCGGATGCAAAGCTGCAGTAAGTTTTTTCTGTACAGTCCAAAGCGAATAGGTGTTTTAGAACTCATTATAAGGCAAAATGTGGTTGATGAGACAAGAAGAAAACCCTTGTTGGATGTTTGCAGGACCAGATGGGCAGAACGGCAGAGTGCTTATCAACACTTCTATCAGGCATATGTGTTCATTACTGAGGCTTTGGAGCTGATCGGCTACAAACAGCACATGGAAAAGTATGGCACCACCTATTCAGATTGGGGTACAACAAGCCGTAGTGATGCACAACAACTGCTAGCAGGAATCATCAGCTTTGAATTTATTGTAGTCTTTCTTACAACTTACCAATATCTCTCACACTTAGCTGGTATCACAGTAAAGCTACAGAAACGTACACTTGATATTATTGAAGCTCATGAAGAAATTACAGAGATTACCAAAACTTACAGCCTTGAGCGGAAAAATGTTGACTATGGGTTTGCTAAGATATTTGAACACAGCAAAAGAGTTGCAGAAAAAGTAGATTGCACCATTCAAATGCCACGCATTGCCTCTAGGCAGAAGCATCGTAGCAATGCTGCAGCAGATAATCCTTGTGAATACTTTCAAAGGAATGTAGCAATATCACTGCTGGACCACATAATTTCTTTCTTGGACCAGCAGTTCTGTGATTCATCTGTTTCTGCTATTGTGCTGTTAGGGCTTGTGCCATCTATTCTTTGCAGAAAGAATATTAACCTTGAAACAGCTGTTTCCAAATACAGTGCAGATCTTCCATCCCCAGAACTATTCCAAATGGAACTTAAGCGTTGGAAAAATCGCTATACTGGTAAGAAAACCAGAGAAAGACCATCATCAGCTGGAGAAGCACTAAAGGAGTGTGACAAGGATATGTTTCCCAACATATTTGTACTTTTACAGATTGCTTGTATCATTCCAGTAACATCCTGCGAATGTGAGAGGAGTGCAAGTGGATTGAGGCGTTTAAATAATTTTCTAAGGGCATCAATGGGAAAAGATCGGCTCTCCCATTTGGCATTAATGCATATACACTATGACACTCCAATAGATCTTGACAGTGTAGTAGATACTTTTGCCACACAACATCCACGTAGACTCGAGCTGAATTCACTGCCCTGaatttcacataattattattatgatttggCACTTGTAACATTTTTTAAACCACCTACAGTTTAATAGCGATAacaattaacacttttataGTGTACAAATTCTTTATcatgataatattatgtgtataactacatagtCCCTTGTTGCAATGCATATGGTACAGAATTGACACATCAGTAAAAATCGTGCTATTTTAGTGGctgaaatgtcaccaaattcagTCTTTTAACATGTATTCCTTAacaaatttcctgggggggcatgcccccagacccccctagtttttTCGCACACCATATGCATAATTATGGTGCAGAATTAGTAAATAATTGTGCTCTTTTAGTGGCTCAAATTCAGTCTTTCagcatgaatttttttttaatttcctgggggagcatgcccccagaccccactagttttgtgtgcttcgcacaccctCAGCATCACActaaaaggtccactttttctTCAAAAGAACCTACCAACCTAAAGGTCTGCCTACGGCcctgaagaagttaccttgtagagagttcagctacaaagaaaccatcatgtacagaattcagctgcaaacaaatcacctgtacagagttcagctacaaacaaatctccctgtagagagatcagctagaagaagtttccttgtagagagttcagctacaaacaaatcaccctgtagaaagatcagctagaagaagtcatcttgtagagagttcagttaagaAGAaaccactgtgtagagagttcagctataaactagtgaccttgtagagacatcagctagaagaagttaccttgtggagagttcaactacaaagaaaccattctgtaaagaactcagctgcaaacaaatcacctgtacagaattcagctacaaacaaatcaccctgtagaaagatcagctagaagaagttaccttgtagagagttcagttacaaagaaaccaccatatagagaattcagctacaaacaaatcaccctgtagagagatcagctagaagaaattaccttgtaaagagttcagctacaaagaaaccaccatgtagagagttcagctgcaaataaatcaccctgtagagaattcagctacaaacaaatcaccctgtagaaagatcagctagaagaagtcaccttgtagagagttcagttacgaagaaaccactgtgtagagagttcagctataagctagtgaccttgtagagacatcatctagaagaagttaccttgcagtggagagttcaactacaaagaaaccattctgtaaagagctcagctgcaaacaaatcacctgtacagaattcagctacaaacaaatcaccctgtagaaagatcagctagaagaagttaccttgtagagagttcagttacaaagaaaccaccatgtagagaattcagctacaaacaaatcaccctgtagagagatcagctagaagaaattaccttgtaaagagttcagctacaaagaaaccaccatgtagagagttcagctgcaaagaaaccaccctgtagaaaattcatccataaacaaattgccctctagaaagatcagttagaagaagttaccttgtaaagagttcagctacaaagaaaccattctgtaaagaactcagctgcaaacaaatcacctgtacagaatttagctacaaacaaatcaccctgtagagagatcagctagaagaagttaccttgtagatagttcagctacaaacaaatcaccctgtagagagatcagctagaagaagttaccttgtagatcgttcagctacaaacaattcaccctgtagatagagcagctagaagaagtcaccttgtagagtgttcagttaaaagaaaccaccatggagatttctgtaataaatatatgtattgtatatttatataatttgtacatttactgataaaatatttaaagtacatctgcttcatcttttcttctttctgtggtaaagaaaaaaagatacattaaaaaagtcccaaagccggctataggccggctttgtggtatacaaatacaaaaagaagtgaaatctaatccaaaacagccaagctgtaaaaaaagagtgcagccctcaaaaggCTGTATaatggtgaaaaaaggtgtgaaatccaaggtggcggccaagaaatggctgtgatggtaggttaatggtaaaaattttaataacgacaattcaggtgaatttttgtgccacttcacaaaatttacctgaattgtcattattaaaatttttaccattaacctaccatcacagccatttcttggccgccaccttggatttcacatcttttttcaccatatcttttttgagggccacacttttttttacagcttggctgttttggattagatattaataatatgaacaaactggTATATTTCAGTTTtatctgaaatacacatactgtttccttttcacttgatacttagtACTGGACCTATGCTTATTGCAAAGAACTACCAGAgtgttgttttgagttgaaggatgcttttcaaggtgctTATTGGGGTGcactctattaggatttttgcaacaAACATGGGCAATCACTATTATGAACCCATGCACtgtcgtggttcatgatatagcACTTACACCTGTTAAGTTAAATCTTTCAATATAGGCATATAAATAGGCAATTAGGCCATACATTataatacattataattattaggcCTGCTTTTACTGTAtccatacattataattattaggcCTGCTTTTACTGTATCCTTCCTCCctcccccccacacacacacacatgcagactCCTTTGTCACTGTGACCCAAGGACTGTCACCACTGACTTTAATGTTTTGCTTCCATTATGGATGATCTTAATaataaatgtacatgtacagtaagtgcATGCATACTAAACTGAATAACATATCTCACAAATATAGCTGTATTATAAGTAGTGTCTACTGAATATAGAGCTCCAGCTGATCTATCAAAGCTGATGCAGTATCAAATGTATACCATGAACACAGTTTAGCTTCTATATCACTTGTAGTTGCTCCGTTCAGCTCACGATAGAACCAGGGTTGGGTAGAGTTTGCACAGCATCCAACACTGATACCACAATCTAGTCCATCCCACAATGGGTCATTAAATGCATAGTCATTGACATCATCAATGTCTGCACCTCCTGATTCACAATAATAGTTGGCTCCCACAAATGGGGGAACAGCTGGTCCTCCACCAACAGCACATGGACAGTTGGTACCAGAATTCTGTAGGTTATCATATCTTCCAATGGTGTATGTCCATATGTGCTGACGAGGGCTTCCATAGGTAATTAGTAGACCTTCTGCATAGTGTCCATCAATTGTTTGGCCTCCACTGCTATATCCCCAGAAGGCATTTGGAACTCCCTTCTCATACCCTCTTGCTTTACCACAGACCCTCTGGTAACTTGTCCCATTAGTAGAGAAATATGCAGAAGAACAAGTAGCATGACTATCACTAACCCTACGACAGAAGCTAACACCAGAGTAAGTGTCCTCGCGCCATCCAGAGGGGCAATCATCTCCTACACTGATATCAATATCTGCGATTCTTCTCCATCCTCCACCCACACCAGCACACGTAGAAATGAAGCCAGCAACAATTGCTGTCATATTGCAATATGTCCATTGAGTGCCATTAATGCGATAAAACCCTGAATTGTCACCTGTTTCAGGATTATTGTTGTAGATGTCCTCACAGGATGGTCCGGTGTAAGTCATGCCACAATATACCTTGGTGAGACCATCTGTGATCCAGTAATATCCTGGCCTGTCATGACTTTCAGGATTTTTATTgtagatgtcctcacaagatTTACCGGGGTAGAATGGCGATTTAAAATGATACACACTGCACTGGTCACCCATCACCAATTGCTTAGTGAGGATTACTGCTACAAAATAGTAAACTACAAATGTCATCTCTTTATACT
This genomic interval carries:
- the LOC136255124 gene encoding 52 kDa repressor of the inhibitor of the protein kinase-like — protein: MRNATCISPQSQNDLIEVIGEQIFQGIVDDVNASPFYAILADEVTSHNVEYLALCVRFFDHKQNTIREEFLAFLPLVRITGEAISAVILGFLSKNQIPASNMHGQGYDGASNMASDSVGVQARIKQAAPLATYVHCNGHCLNLVISKSCKLPQVHNVLDRMQSCSKFFLYSPKRIGVLELIIRQNVVDETRRKPLLDVCRTRWAERQSAYQHFYQAYVFITEALELIGYKQHMEKYGTTYSDWGTTSRSDAQQLLAGIISFEFIVVFLTTYQYLSHLAGITVKLQKRTLDIIEAHEEITEITKTYSLERKNVDYGFAKIFEHSKRVAEKVDCTIQMPRIASRQKHRSNAAADNPCEYFQRNVAISLLDHIISFLDQQFCDSSVSAIVLLGLVPSILCRKNINLETAVSKYSADLPSPELFQMELKRWKNRYTGKKTRERPSSAGEALKECDKDMFPNIFVLLQIACIIPVTSCECERSASGLRRLNNFLRASMGKDRLSHLALMHIHYDTPIDLDSVVDTFATQHPRRLELNSLP